A genomic window from Silene latifolia isolate original U9 population chromosome 11, ASM4854445v1, whole genome shotgun sequence includes:
- the LOC141611601 gene encoding phosphatidylinositol 3,4,5-trisphosphate 3-phosphatase and protein-tyrosine-phosphatase PTEN2A-like translates to MDTESRDTSTTPATTASDIMPTVPADASVNSTANEASPKQSLSGLSSWAKNLKIPQPLAGGQEDSPDGNSGKSAFARFTSSLSMRLSPKDQTPEPTADGESSQSNLFESITKGLVDSSKSAVRAVTVKARHVVSQNKRRYLEDGYDLDLTYITENILAMGFPAGDMSSGFFGYVEGIYRNHMEEVISFLESHHKDKYKVYNLCAERLYDASLFEGKVASFPFDDHNCPPIHLITLFCQSAYSWLKEDIENVVVVHCKAGMARTGLMISSLLLFLKFFPTAEESIDSYNQKRCIDGKALVLPSQIRYVKYFERVLTYFNGENQPGRRCMLRGFRFHRCPYWIRPHITVSDHNGVLFSTKKHPRTKDLAPEDFWFSAPKKGIMVFALPGEPGLTELTGDFKVHFHDRQGDFYFWLNTTMVENRMILNTGDVDGFDKRKLPSPGFQVEIVLVDYDGIPATQPPPESEAQYPNENPAANSPPVNEASSSPNHSKESEDRPQGEHGKDDVFSDEDANETGSSRSRKAPAATKSTPSPSETNTTSGPKVEDLTREMEKTSVVKEGPTPLKVESGMTPKDQNSEEGSDFKVVAADASVFTFGDDEDYESE, encoded by the exons ATGGATACTGAGTCTCGGGACACATCAACTACACCTGCTACCACTGCTTCAGACATAATGCCTACTGTCCCAGCTGATGCTTCAGTAAATAGCACTGCAAATGAGGCATCCCCCAAGCAATCACTCTCGGGATTGTCTTCATGGGCAAAGAACTTGAAAATTCCACAACCTTTGGCTGGAGGACAAGAGGATTCACCAGATGGGAACTCAGGGAAGTCGGCTTTTGCAAGATTTACCAGCAGTTTATCCATGCGTTTGTCTCCTAAAGATCAGACACCAGAACCAACTGCTGATGGAGAGTCTTCTCAGTCAAATTTATTTGAAAGTATTACGAAAGGGTTAGTTGATTCATCTAAAAGCGCTGTAAGAGCTGTGACTGTCAAGGCTAGGCATGTTGTTTCTCAAAATAAACGAAGATATCTG GAAGATGGTTATGATTTAGATTTAACTTACATCACTGAAAACATACTTGCTATGGGATTCCCAGCTGGTGATATGAGTTCAGGGTTCTTTGGATATGTAGAG GGTATCTACCGTAACCACATGGAGGAAGTGATTAGTTTCCTAGAAAGTCACCATAAG GACAAGTACAAGGTTTACAATCTTTGTGCTGAAAGATTGTATGATGCTTCACTTTTTGAAGGAAAG GTTGCTAGCTTTCCGTTTGATGACCACAATTGCCCTCCTATTCACCTCATTACGCTGTTCTGTCAAAGTGCATACTCATGGTTGAAGGAGGATATTGAGAATGTTGTCGTTGTGCATTGTAAAGCTGGAATGGCTCGGACAGGGTTGATGATTTCCAGTCTTCTTTTATTCTTGAAG TTCTTCCCAACTGCTGAGGAGTCCATTGATTCCTATAATCAGAAAAGATGTATTGATGGAAAGGCTCTTGTTCTACCAAGTCAGATT AGATATGTCAAGTATTTTGAAAGAGTTTTAACATACTTCAACGGAGAGAACCAACCTGGTCGTAG GTGCATGCTTAGAGGATTTCGATTTCACAGATGTCCTTACTGGATTAGACCCCACATAACTGTCTCTGATCACAATG GTGTTCTGTTCTCTACTAAGAAGCATCCAAGAACCAAGGATCTAGCG CCTGAAGATTTCTGGTTTAGTGCACCAAAGAAAGGGATAATGGTCTTTGCCCTTCCAGGAGAGCCTGGACTAACAGAATTAACTGGTGATTTTAAAGTACATTTTCATGACCGCCAAGGGGACTTCTACTT TTGGTTGAATACAACAATGGTAGAAAATCGGATGATCTTGAACACTGGCGATGTGGACGGGTTTGATAAG AGAAAGCTACCTTCCCCTGGATTCCAAGTTGAGATAGTCCTTGTTGACTATGATGGTATTCCTGCCACACAACCTCCGCCGGAATCTGAGGCCCAATACCCAAACGAGAATCCAGCTGCTAACTCGCCACCAGTAAATGAGGCCTCATCCAGCCCAAATCATAGCAAAGAATCTGAGGATCGGCCTCAAGGTGAACACGGCAAAGACGATGTTTTTTCAGATGAGGATGCCAATGAAACAGGCTCCTCAAGAAGCAGAAAAGCTCCGGCTGCTACTAAATCCACTCCCTCACCTTCTGAAACTAATACTACTTCCGGTCCCAAGGTAGAAGATTTGACCCGTGAAATGGAAAAGACATCTGTGGTTAAAGAGGGTCCCACACCATTGAAAGTCGAATCTGGTATGACTCCTAAAGATCAGAACTCCGAGGAAGGAAGTGACTTTAAAGTCGTGGCTGCTGATGCTTCTGTATTTACCTTTGGAGACGATGAAGATTACGAAAGTGAATAA
- the LOC141613355 gene encoding uncharacterized protein LOC141613355 has product MRRLRLEWAQKIAFDNVFALVKASNGAKNRKQPELLGSYFRCSRYGRTRKKIDPDIPEKPKKKGTSKCECLFRVRAVENRANDINGKELIVWNILTSSKGGYHNHQVAKYKDDHRHFAGLDAEEKEFANKVRREIRGTRNTAQQMLALAVAAKYVEWHKSDPETKEFSHVFMAHPEAVKLFRAYPHVVLIDSTYKANVYKISLVEVVGVTPCGSSFLIAAVLLPSELENDYGGC; this is encoded by the exons ATGAGGCGTTTGAGACTTGAGTGGGCTCAGAAAATAGCTTTTGATAACGTATTTGCCTTAGTAAAAGCGTCAAATGGGGCCAAAAATCGTAAACAACCCGAGTTGCTAGGCTCTTACTTTCGTTGTTCAAGGTACGGCCGAACCAGAAAAAAGATCGATCCCGATATTCCCGAGAAGCCTAAGAAGAAAGGGACATCTAAGTGTGAGTGTTTGTTTCGGGTTCGAGCCGTTGAGAACCGGGCTAATGATATAAATGGGAAGGAGTTGATTGTTTGGAACATTTTGACCTCGTCGAAAGGTGGATATCACAACCACCAAGTAGCAAAGTACAAAGACGATCATAGGCATTTTGCGGGTTTGGATGCCGAAGAGAAAGAGTTC GCAAACAAGGTTCGGCGTGAAATTAGAGGAACACGGAATACCGCTCAACAAATGTTGGCTCTAGCCGTTGCTGCTAAGTATGTGGAATGGCACAAATCAGATCCCGAGACAAAGGAGTTCAGTCATGTTTTTATGGCTCATCCGGAAGCCGTTAAACTCTTCCGTGCTTATCCACATGTGGTTCTTATTGACTCGACATACAAGGCAAATGTTTACAAAATTTCTCTTGTTGAGGTTGTTGGTGTAACACCGTGTGGGTCTTCCTTCTTAATTGCTGCGGTGCTCCTTCCGTCAGAGTTGGAAAACGATTATGGTGGATGTTGA